AATTTTTTAATATGGCAGATAAGTGCAATGAATTTAAACTTCATATATAAAAATTTTACTTTTTTATTAAAAATCAATACTTGAACTCTTTCTCTCCAAAATTCAAACTCTCCAATTTATGATATAATAATTTTTTTCCATGACTTTACTATAATAATTTTAATTTTTATTACTTTAATAATTTCTTTTATTATATTTAAACTTATTAACAATAAATTAATTGATCGATTTTTACTTCAAGGACATACAATTGAATTAATTTGAACTATTACCCCAATATTTATTTTAATCTTTATTGCTATCCCATCCATTAAAATCTTATATCTCACTGATGAAATACATAATAATAAACTAACAATTAAAACTATTGGCCACCAATGATATTGAAGATATGAATATTCTGACTTCATTAATTTAAATTTTGATTCATTTATAACCCCATCTAATTCATTAAATTTAAATGAATTTCGTTTATTAGATGTAGATAACCGTTGTGTCTTACCTTTTAATTTTCCTATTCGAGTTCTAACCACTTCTATAGATGTAATCCACTCATGAACAGTACCTTCTTTAGGAATTAAAATAGACTCAACCCCAGGTCGTTTAAATCAAATATATTTATATATATACCGCCCAGGACTATACTTTGGTCAATGTTCAGAAATCTGCGGAACT
This is a stretch of genomic DNA from Linepithema humile voucher LH20150510 mitochondrion, complete genome. It encodes these proteins:
- the COX2 gene encoding cytochrome c oxidase subunit II — encoded protein: MNTWTLSLQNSNSPIYDMMIFFHDFTMMILIFITLMISFIMFKLINNKLIDRFLLQGHTIELIWTITPMFILIFIAIPSIKILYLTDEMHNNKLTIKTIGHQWYWSYEYSDFINLNFDSFMTPSNSLNLNEFRLLDVDNRCVLPFNFPIRVLTTSMDVIHSWTVPSLGIKMDSTPGRLNQMYLYMYRPGLYFGQCSEICGTNHSFMPIVIESTNFSYFKKWLLSMYNNM